A region from the Poecile atricapillus isolate bPoeAtr1 unplaced genomic scaffold, bPoeAtr1.hap1 scaffold_331, whole genome shotgun sequence genome encodes:
- the LOC131574455 gene encoding serine/threonine-protein kinase pim-1-like, with protein sequence MIRKAQEALQQRYKLGPLLGRGGFGSVFAATRLLDGAPVAIKCVPRDRVRLWGELPDGTRAPLEIVLLDRVSSGCAAIIQLLEWLELPDSFVLVLERPERCQDLSHLLAERRFLPEEEARGLFRQLLEAVQHCTSCGVLHRDIKPENILLDLATGQLKLIDFGCGAFLQDTAYTQFAGTLSYSPPEWIHQQRYHGQAATIWSLGLLLYQLVIGKHPFMRGQQMIWGRILFPRRLSQECQDIIKRCLSMQPLDRPSLEDLYRKEKEPLEKLLPGGASAGDTKGNLKDGNLFLHLAS encoded by the exons ATGATCA ggaaggcgcaggaggccctgcagcagcgctacAAGCTGGGCCCGCTGCTGGGGCGCGGCGGCTTCGGCAGCGTCTTCGCGGCCACGCGACTCTTGGACGGTGCCCCG GTGGCCATCAAATGCGTGCCGCGGGATCGCGTCCGGCtctggggcgagctg cccgacggcacccGTGCTCCCCTGGAGATCGTGCTGCTGGACAGGGTgtcctctggctgtgctgcaatcattcagctgctggagtggcttgagctccccGACAGCTTCGTGTTAGTGTTGGAGCGTCCAGAGCGGTGCCAAGACCTCTCGCATTTGCTGGCGGAGCGGAGGTTCCTGCCGGAGGAGGAGGCGCGGGGGCTGTttaggcagctgctggaggccgtgcagcactgcaccagctgcggggttCTGCACAGGGACATCAAGCCAGAGAACATCCTGCTCGACCTGGCCACAGGGCAGCTGAAATTGATCGACTTTGGCTGTGGCGCCTTCCTGCAAGACACAGCCTACACCCAGtttgcag GAACCCTGTCCTACAGCCCACCAGAGTGGATCCACCAGCAACGCTACCATGGCCAGGCAGCAACAATCTGGTCCCTAGGCCTCCTGCTGTACCAGCTGGTCATCGGGAAGCACCCATTCATGAGGGGCCAGCAGATGATCTGGGGGCGGATCTTGTTCCCACgacggctctcccaag AATGCCAAGATATTATTAAGAGGTGTTTGTCCATGCAACCCTTGGACAGGCCATCCTTAGAAGACCTTTACC GCAaggagaaggagcccctggagaagctgttaCCAGGTGGGGCTTCTGCTGGAGACACCAAGGGCAACCTCAAGGATGGCAATCTCTTCCTCCATCTGGCCAGCTGA